TTTATATACCCCCACTTGTGACTTTGCATTGACCCGCATCCGTAACCAAGTGTTACTCCGTACTGGAAATTCTATAGGTGCACCTCCTGAGAAGGTGACTAAATTTTTCTTAAATGTACCGATCGCCACCTCTCTTCGGTTTTGTATAAATTAACACCCACTCTTTAAATCGCACCTCCAAGTCCTCTGCCACGCCATGGTAGCTTTGCTCCCACCTCACATCCCTAAGCTACTCCTGATTGAAACCTCAATAACGTGGAAAACCCACAGGAGAATACCCTTTCGGTATGCTTGCAATTGCTTGCTCTACCACCACCTACCCACTATTTACGGTAACCCACAAGAGCGTAATTAACAAAAATTATAAGTCCATCTGTGACTTTGGATCGATATGCATCAGCAAATAAGTGTTACTCCGTACTGGAAATTCTTTTCTGCACCTCATGAGAAGGTGACTAATTTTTCATACATATCTATTGAATCAAAAACCTCGTAACTAATCACCacctctcttctttttttataaattaattCCGACTCTTTAACTCACGTCTCGAAGTCCTCCGCCACGCCATGCTAGCTTTGCTCCCACCTCGTCCCTTAGCCACTCTCGATAACACGAAAAACCCACAAGAGAATACCTTTCGGTATGCTTGCTTCGTTTTGTTTACCGCCACCTACCCACTACTTAGGATTACCCACAAGAGAATAACAAAGATTTATATAAGCCCACTTGTGACTTTGGATTGATCCGCATCCGTAAACGAGCGTTGCTCTACGCTAAAAATTCTACGGATGCACCTTCATGGAGGGTGACTAAAATCTTCTTAGACATATCCATTGGATAAAAACCTCAAACCTAATCACcacctattctttttttttgtataaATCGATATCCACACTTTAACTCGCGCCTCCAAGTCATCCGCCACGCCACACTAGCTTTGCTCCCACCTTAGCTTCTCCCAAACCCTCTCGATTTCTCACATGCGCGCAGTTCGTAACATGCATCATCCACCAGACCACTAGGTCACTAACAAGGTTTCCATGAGCTCCACTTCAGTTGTGACGTTGGATACGATCAGTTCGTCAACAAGTATATATTGGTCTGCACTGGAAGTCCCACTCGTCTCCTCCGCAGCACTCCGGGACGGTACGGTGAGTAATGGCATTAGGTCATGGGCCATTCCCCAGTGCTTATCCTCCCCAGTGCATTAGTATTTGACTTTTAATTGCCCATGATTAGCGAGTGTGGCGGCTGTGCGCAAATGAGAAGGCTAGGGGTCACGATCTCACAGATATCTTGGAAAAAAGAAGCGCGATTATTCATAGCACCTACTAGCTAATCTCTGTGTTTATGTAGAGCAGGTTGTGACCTTTTTGAGGTTAACTTTTGATGTAAATCATGTAATGCTAGGGCCTATGACACGTATCGAGCGCAGGTGGTCTCATGGGACCTGGCATTGTTTGGAAAGAGAAGCTACCTTATTTTATAGACATGGTAAAAGCAGCAAATCTTGCACTTCAACGTAAGTGAATCATCAGATCCCCatgcatccgaatatccgacgGCCATTGTTAATGTAACTCCTTCACTTCTTGTTCCGCTAGCTTGCGTCTTGCCATATGCCAAATCGACTTCTAGTTGTTACTGCTCCTTCCGTTCGTGGCTGCCTGAGAGATTTCACTGCTTTCTCATCCATCTCCGATTCTAATTCCTTATACTCTGTTAAACGTAAGTGTAAGAAGCATAACGACCTCACGAGACTTAGTTCGCTTGATGAACAGGTAGAGGAAACCTATAATACTGTAGTTTCTCCTATCAGCTTAGCCCTCATCTTTTTATGTTAGTACTATATATGTTGTTCTTTGCCTGAATTCCTGCAAAGACGTACTGTGGGAGTTATTAGTTATATCTCAGCATTTCATTGTTATACCAGACTAACGAATTACCACATCAGCTGGTGCAAGTTCCTTCTCCACCCGCTCTTAAAAGGGGGGCAAAAAAAGAGACCTAACTTCGTACGAACCATATGGTTTTCATtagaaagaagaagaataccaGAGATGGAACTTCCCAAAAACAAAAGGTGAATAAAAAATACAAATCATCGACCACGATGGGACTCGAACCCACAATCTCCCGCTCCGGAGGCGAGCGCCTTATCCATTAGGCCACGCGGTCACTCTGTGGAAGGCTTACAGATAAGTTTTAAATATTCTAAAGTTCAACATCCAGGAGACTTGGGCTTTCTTCGTAAGAGCCCATCAGGCCTTCTTGGAGAGTGAATCTACAAGGCCCAACCATCCTTCCTGGCTTCGTCTTCTTCCTACGACTGGCCACATCGTCGCCGGttgacggccgccgcctccgtttCTCCTCTCCGGTTCGGCCCCTCAGTTCTCGCCGCTGGGCGGGTCTTCGGCACAGCTGACCTTCCTCTTGCAAAGGTATTCTGTTCCCCCTCCGCCCCTCACCTCTCCTATACGCTCCCTCTTACCGTTCCCCTTGTGAAACCTGAAGCTTCTGATTCTCACCGTCTTGTCCGCAGATCATGTCTAGAGCCTTAGCGCGTCGCCCGGCGCCTCCTTTCTTGAGATTGCGCTCCATCGTGTGCGACGATGGCTACTGGATGGGCAGATTGGACCACAAGGACTGGCTCGCCCCAAACGAGGTGCTCAAGATATTTGCCAACATCAGGGATCCTGGCCTGATAACCAGTGTGTTCAATAAAGCGTGCAACCGAAGAGACTACAAGCCCAGTGAGGCGCTCTACAGCTTGATGATTGACAAGCTGGCCTGCGCCAGGAGGTTCAGTGATGTGGAGGAGTTGCTGGCCAAGGCAAGAGCTGAAAAGTTCAGGTTTTCAGATGAGTTCTTCTACAGGCTGATCAAGATGTACGGCAATGTGGCAGAACATCCTCAGAAAGCCATCGACACGCTCTTTGCAATGCCTGGATATAATTGTTGGCCTTCTACAAAGACATTCAATTATGTTCTTCACATGCTTGTGTGTAAGCGGCAGTATGAGGTTGTCCATGAGATATACTCGAGCGCACCCAGGCTTGGGGTGACACTGGACACCTGCTCCTTCAATATTCTTGTCAAGGGCTTGTGCCAATTTGGTAAGATTGATGAGGCAATGTCTTTGCTGCATGAGATGCCAAAGCAGGGGTGCCAGCCTAATGTGACGACCTACTCGACTTTGATGCATTTCCTTTGCCAGCGCTGTCAGGTTGATAAAGCATTTGAGTTGTTTGAGAGAATGCAGAAGCAGGATATTGCCGCAGATACAGTTGTGTACAATATTTTGATCTCTGGTCTCTGCAAGGAGGAAAGAGTGACTGAGGCGTTTGGTCTGTTCAAATCAATGACGTCTGAAGGGTGCTATCCTAATTCAGGGACTTATCAGGTACTTCTTGATGGTCTCATCAGTTCAGGAAAGTTTGGGGAGGCCAAGAATCTGATTAGCGTCATGAGTACAGAAAATGTGAGGCCCAGCTTCCAATCCTACAAGCTGCTGATCGATGGCCTCTGCAGTGATGACTGCTTAGATGATGCGCATCTTGTCTTGAAGCAAATGGTGGGCCAAGGTTTTGTTCCTCGAATGGGCACTTGGAGAAAACTTCTGATATCCATGTGCTAATATTGTTTTCATGTCGGTGATTTTATCAACCTAAGAAGACAACTGAGTGGGGACTGGAGAACTTCAAATTTTGCCAGGCACCTGGCACCTGAGTCGAGAACTGAAGTTTTGACAGAGGAacttttggggggggggggggggggggggggggggggggggggggggggggggtatcaATCCTTGCTTAGTTTCTGCAAGTTTTGCATATTGCAGCCATATCAGAAAGAGTCAGTGATATCAGACAAACCAAAATTCGTCTACGAATGCTGCCTATAAGAACTAGTACATGATTATAGTTTGGTGTTAGCTTTCACGGATGTCAACCTGAAATGTATGGATGATGTGAGGCTGACAAAAGATCTATTCGATTTTGTAGGTTTGTGTCTTGAAATTAAATACTTTACGTGGAAAATTACATATCTATCCGTTCAGATAGTCTAAGGTTGAATTGTGAAATGTTGAATCTGGCTATCCACTTACAGTTTTGATGCTATCCACTTACAGCATGGAAAGAATCTGGTCAGTAAGGAAGCAGCTGCATAGAACAACACTGCTGTATCACTGTTTGACAGAAAGGAGAAAAGCCCTGAGTTAAAGCCTTAAAGGTAGAAAAGGCTAGGAAAAAGTTATATTTATTGCATAATTCTTTGCAAAAACTTTGCAATTTATCATCTGAGTATAGCATGCATTTTGTGCAGTTGTTCTGTGTGGCCAAGCTGTCGAATCCGGATTCTTGCCTGAGTCTGTATAATGGTGCTGCAAAGGATTCATTCTCAAATTACATTCCGAGAAGTGGGGACAACAACTTATATGCTCACAGAGCAACATATCCTTCAGAAATCAGAATTACTCTGATTCGAGGGCAGACCTTTGGTCTAGGTAGTCTTTATGAGGATGTTGTGGTAGTCTGATAGCACCATCTCATTAAGTAATGGCTGACTAATGTGTACATTGTACTACTAGCCAACCATGTGCTATGCCTTGGACACCTGGACCATGAAAGTTGGGACCATGAAAGTTGGTATAGTCGACTATTTGTACAGGAATAAAACTGTATTGCACTGGACAGTGATCGGTACAGTACTCCATTTCAATAGATCCaccatttttttctttccaaatACTGTGACTCTGAGAATTTGGTGACAGGATAACCTTTCCAGTTTCCCACACTGGGATTATTGTTGAGCCTCCAGTATGGAGAAGCTAGTGGTTGTAGTATCACCTCAAGGATAGGCTTATTTCTCTTCCCAccattttccatctttttttttaacgtcCAAAGCTGAGGTTCCTATACTTGAATCCTGGGCATGTGCTGCAGGACTGTGTCCACGTTGAGGAACATGTGCTGAACATTTCCCTGGGATGCCAACAAAGCATTCCTCACTGGCAGATCATCGGGCAGCTGCAATTGGGCGTAAAAGCTCAGGCTTTTGGTTTCTTTCACATCATTTCGTTTTGGCCATCCCATTCAGCTTTCTTCTGGCGTCGAACACGACTAGCAAAGCCAATAGCTGGGCGCTACTTGTCACCAAAACCATACCTACTTACTGAAGATGAAAGCTCTGGTTCGGGCAGCTCTCACTTCATTTCAGCTCCTCGCCTTGGCTGCCATGTCATTCAGGCTCGCAGGCAGGTGCCGGAGCACTATTGCCATGGGGGCCACTGCTCACCGGTGTTGGGTGAGTCCTGACCAAATTTTTGTCACCGATTGCAAGCCTCCCAAACCAAACGCACGCAAAACTGACCTGACCCAGTGCTCGCTCCAATAATTCAGAGGATGCGTTAGGTTTGGCAGGGTGCGATCTAGTCGTCACGCCGAGCAGCTGAGTCCTCTCCAGCGATGGAAGATTCCCAGAAGcagacaaggaaaaaaaaagaaaacgagggaaacgaaaaaaaaaacaaaataaaaacaatgGATGGATGCATCGTAGCCTCGAGGGAAACgaagaaa
This portion of the Setaria viridis chromosome 7, Setaria_viridis_v4.0, whole genome shotgun sequence genome encodes:
- the LOC117862609 gene encoding uncharacterized protein; translation: MSRALARRPAPPFLRLRSIVCDDGYWMGRLDHKDWLAPNEVLKIFANIRDPGLITSVFNKACNRRDYKPSEALYSLMIDKLACARRFSDVEELLAKARAEKFRFSDEFFYRLIKMYGNVAEHPQKAIDTLFAMPGYNCWPSTKTFNYVLHMLVCKRQYEVVHEIYSSAPRLGVTLDTCSFNILVKGLCQFGKIDEAMSLLHEMPKQGCQPNVTTYSTLMHFLCQRCQVDKAFELFERMQKQDIAADTVVYNILISGLCKEERVTEAFGLFKSMTSEGCYPNSGTYQVLLDGLISSGKFGEAKNLISVMSTENVRPSFQSYKLLIDGLCSDDCLDDAHLVLKQMVGQGFVPRMGTWRKLLISMC